The Ruminococcaceae bacterium R-25 genomic interval TCATATACGACTATAAAACCCAGATCAATCCCAGAGTTATTTCTGTATTGGGCAAGACTGAGGGGACAACGGCACTGGTCTACTACACAACTTTCTGGATGCCTTCCGCATTGGTGGGAAAACTGTTTGGCACAGCAGCCGGAAACGTTTTCCTGCTTATCTGGACGTCTTTGGGAGTATGGCTGACTTTAGTCGGAACGACACTTTTTATCAGAAGGATCTCATGGGCTGTACCCATCATCTTTATCACGTTTTCCGGACTTGATGCACTGCCCAATCTGGTTTATGAACTTACAGAATATGATGGATATATGGCGGTCGAGCACTGGCTTCCGACGTTTGCATATATGAGCAATTTTACCCAGCTCTCCAACGTGTTCAACCAGTGCGTGCCGATTTGGATCGTTACAGTGATGTTAATGCTGTCTTCCAACGTGAGGTCGGCTGGTTATATCGGAAGCCTTAGTTTTGCTTATTCACCGTGGGCTTCAATCGGTATGATACCGATGGCACTTGCACTTGCATTCAGGAAAGAATTACAGCCGGAAAAGAGATCCAACGTTATACTTCAGATCTTTAATCCTTTCGGGATCATTTCCTGTGCGGTTATGCTCGGCATTTACGGACCTTATTACATGGTCAGCACTTCGGCATCGGATGAGAGTGGTTTTTCATGGACCTTCTGCAGGAACTTCGGAGAATTCCTGTTGTTCTGGCTGCTCCTGATGATCATTGAGGTAGTTCCGTTCGTTCTGGTTCTCTGGAAGAAGCAGAAGAAGGAACCGTTGTTCATAGCTTCTGTCATAACACTTGCTTTAATACCTGTTTACAGGATCTCATATTTCAACGATTTCTCTATGCGTGCATCACTTCCTGCACTGTTCATTATTTCAGTCATGTTTACGGAGCTCTTTGCCGTGATGTTTGCAGAGGAAAAACAAAGAGTAAGAAAGCAGATAAAACGCCCCAAACAGGAATCGAAAAGGTGCCTCTTGGCGCTTACTCTCGCAGTCATCTGCATATTCCCGGTATCTGTTGATCTTCTCCTAATTCTGGGAAGCGAGTTTACCGGCGAACAGCATTATGAGAATGACATCGGTTCATTCGGCTGCATCATTGGTGATGAAGTCGGTGGCTATTACTCAACTGAACAATATACGGAGTCAGTCATGCTGCGTTTGGCAGACGGTTATGAAGACACGTTCTTTTTTAAGTACTTGGCGGCGTCTTCAGAAAGCAGGCAGGAATGAGCAGGAAAAAATCATCTGGAGTTAAGATACCTTTCAGGCTGTGGTACGGTCTGACAGTCAGCTTTTTGGTTATTCCGGTGGTTATTTTCTGCCTAGGGTATCTGAGATGGTATGTAGGAATTCCTTTTGCATTATGCCTTGCTGCTTTTTCTGCTTATGCCGTTTATGACTGCACAAAGATCAGGGCAGGAAATACAGGTCATGCTTTAAACACGAACGATATAGTCATTCCTCTTAAATATCTGATCGGATATGCTCTTTTTGCAGTATTCCTCGCGTATTTTTCAGGAATTGGAGAATTCATTTATTCGCTTCAGGATCATGCTATCAGAAGAGCGACATTGAGCGATCTTATCTCATATAAATGGCCTGTCATCTACGATTATTCGACCCAGACCAATCCTGACGTTATCAATATCATCGGCAAGACGAGCGGCAAGACCGCCTTGATGTATTATTTCACGTATTGGATGCCTGCTGCTCTGGCCGGTAAGATTTTCGGGCGCACTGCGGCAGATATATTCCTGATGCTCTGGTCTGCAATGGGAATATTCCTGACGCTTCTTGGAATGGTAAAGATCAACGTACGCGCCTGTGTAACGCAGCCGATATTCTTTATGTTTTTCGGAGGCCTCGATGTAATTCCGACACTGGTCTACAGTGCAACAGGGTATCCGTTGTGGACATCTATCGAGGGATGGGTTCCAAATATGGCTTACTACTGCAATCTCAGTGAGATCGCAAATGTATACCACCAGTGCATTCCATGCTTCCTTATAACTGTACTTGTTATGTTGTCTGTAAATACCAGGACATTTGGTCTTACAGGAGGACTGCTGTTCGCATATTCGCCTTTTGGAGTTTTCGGTCTGCTTCCCGTTGTAGCGACGGCAATGTTCAGAAAAGATATGAGACAGGATATCAAAGGCACGCTTAAAGACCTGTTTACAGTGGTCAACATCGTATCACCGGTAATAATCCTTCTGGTATTCGGGAGCTTTTATACAGGTAATTCCCAGGCCATCGGAAAGACAGGTTTCACCTGGAAATTCTACGATTCGATCGGGCTTTTTATCATCTGTTATCTGTGCTTCATAATAATTGAAGTCCTGCCTGTATCGGCTATTCTTTTCAGCAGGTTTAAGAAAAACGCTTTTTATAGATGCGCAGCGATCTGTCTTACGCTCATTCCTCTTTATATGATGACATGGGTCAACGATTTCGCCATGCGCGCTTCAATGCCGTCTAGGATCATAATGTGTATCTTCCTGGCAGGATTTTTCAAAGACCTTTACGATGAAGATGCAGCACGCCTCGCAAAAAAAGCGAAGATGGGCAGAAAGAAGTTTATCGGTCTCATTTTTATCATTCTCACCATGATACTCATGATATTCCCGGGTTTTGTTAATGCTTACCTTATTGCAGGAAGCGAGTTGACCGGTGAACCTGACCGCAAGGAAATGGTCGGTTCTTTTGGCAACATCAATCAGGCAGCCGATGAGACGATAGAATATGCATACGTTGTAAATAACCAGTTCTATACTGACGATTATCAGGATTCAATTTTCTTTAAATATCTTGCAAAGCAATAATTTCAGCAGTTTAGGGAATAAGGGGTACAGTTTATGGCTTTGTGGAACAGCAGACCGTTAAATGGAGCGGGGGCAGTAAATCCTTTCGGAGGCGCTCCCGTAAAGAACAATGGCGAAGGACGTCTTGCGGCAGACTCCGTTAAGTGCCCGTCATGCGGTTCGAATATAGTATATGAACCTGAGCTCAGCGCCATGATGTGCCGCAACTGCGGTAATATCTACGCGGCAGATACGCTCGAACCTAGAGGATCTTTGGGCATTTCCAAAGAGCACGATTACATGGGTGACAGCGACATGTCCGAAGAGGACAAGAAGCGTCACGAAATCGTCTGTAACAGCTGCGGCGCGGCTCTCGTAGCAGACGCTAACACGATGTCCACCATGTGTCCTTTCTGCGGTTCTCCTGCGCTCATCACAAGAAGAATGAGCCGCGAATTCAAGCCCGACTACATTGTTCCTTTCAAGATCGACAAGGATCAGGCCAAGAAGAACATGATGGCCTGGCTCGCCACCAAGAAATACACGCCATGGGGCTTCAAGACAAAGAGCAGGCTCACTAATATGACCGCTCTTTATGTCCCGTTCTGGCTTATGGACTGCGTCGTCCATTCCGACATGTCCGGTACCGGCAAAGTTGGCAGAGGTACCACTAAGACGATTTACGAAGTCAACACTAGCATGACATACCATGTAAAAGGTGTTCCTTTTGACGCATCCGTAAAGATCGCCAACAAACTGATGGAAGCTATCGAACCTTTCGATTACAAGGACATGGTCAAGTTCGAGAGCAGATATCTGCAGGGATTCTATGCCGACAAATACGAGCAGCTTCCGTCTGACATGACAGAGCGCATCATAAGAAGGATCGGCAAGTTCTCCAGAGACGAGTCCGACATCGCCTTCAAGAAATACGATCAATTCGAAAAGCGTTTCGACAAGGGATTTACCTGGATCAGCGACGCTTCCGTTAAATACTGCCTGCTCCCCGTCTGGTTCATGACAGTCGAGTTTGAAGGAAGCCAGTACCAGTTCGCCGTAAACGGACAAACAGGCGAAGCGAGCGGCCAGGTTCCGAATACGAGTGTCATCGATAAGCTCGACTGGGCAGTTAAGCTCGCAACAGGCCCTCTTAAATGGTTCCCTATAGCCATTGCAGCGGTTATTTCCATCTTTATCTGGATGATCACCAACCAGTCTTATGCAGACGGCTTCCTGGCAGCGCTCCTTACGGTCCTGATAGTAATAGAAGTGATCCTTCTCGGAACCATTGCCGTAGTCAGTGGACTTGCGGCCACTGCAAAGATCATCTCGAGCCAGATGCGCAAAGCCGCCAATGAGATCAACGACTACGACAAAGATCCGGGCCTTGACGCCTATCTTGATTCGACCAGTCACACCGATTTTAAGGTCGACGAGAAGTTCCTCCGCCACGTCGTTCTCATCACTGATGACAACGGTCACGTAATAGGCGAGAGATCGATAGAGGTATAAATGAATCTCAATTTATTTTCAGGGAGGTACAGGTAATGGCAATAGACAAGGCTGAATGGCAGTACGATACTGCGAGACAGGGCTACTGTGAACAGATGAATAAGACACCCGCTGAATTAACTCCCGAAGATGAGGAGATCATTTGGGATTATGCCGGCAACCATATTGCTTTTTTCATCACTTGGCTTATCAGACGCGATTATATGGGTGAACTCCATCACGAGGAAGTAATTGAGGAGCAAGACCTGGAAGCCGTTAAGAATCAGGAAAAAACAGGGATGGATATCTTAAGAAAGTACTGCGATATGTGCTTTACTGACGAAGATTATTCTGAAGAAGTTTCGCTTTTTATACCTAACTATTACGATCCCGGCTTTATGGAAGATTACTGCAGGATCATAGGCGAATCCAAAGTGTTGAAGACCGCTTTTTCCTGGGAAGACTATTTGAAGATCGAGCCTGTAATCGACCAGGCATTTTTCGAATTTGGTAATTGACATATGAAAAAGATCCTTGTTACAGGCGGAACAACTTTTGTAAGCAAGTACACAGCAAAGTATTTTGCTGAGTGTGGTTATGATGTGTACGTCTTAAACCGCGGAACCAAAGAGCAGGTCCCAGGTGTGACTTTGATTAAGTGCGACAGGCATGAGCTTGGCGACTTGATCAGGGAGCAGACCTTCGATGCGGTGCTTGATATCACGTCTTATAATGCAGATGACATTAATGCGATTTTAGATGGTCTTGGTTCGTTTGGAACATACATCTTCATAAGTTCCAGCGCGGTCTATCCTGAAACTGAGAGCCAGCCTTTCAGAGAAGATTCCACTGTCGCTGTGAATAAGTACTGGGGCAAGTATGGCACTGATAAGATCGCTGCAGAAAAGGCCCTTTTTGAAAGGATTCCTGACGCATATATCATAAGGCCCCCGTATCTTTACGGTCCTATGAATAACTTGTACCGTGAATCTTTTGTTTTCGATTGCGCAATGCAGGACCGCAAATTCTATCTGCCGGGAGACGGCAGCATGAAGCTCCAGTTTTTCCATGTTGAAGATCTCTGCAAGCTCATGGAGATATTGATCGATACGAAGCCTGAAGAACACATCCTGAATGTCGGAAACAAGGATGTTGTGACCATAAAGGAATGGGTCGATCTTTGCTATTCGTGCCTGGGAAAAACGCCTGAATTTGTTAACGTTACGGCAGATGTTGAGCAGAGGCTCTATTTCAGTTTCTATAACTATGAATATTATCTCGATGTAAGCAGGATGCTGAAATTACTGCCTGAAACAAAAGACTTTAAAGATGGCCTTAAAGAGTGCGTCTCATGGTATAAAGACAATGAATCTGAGGTAAGAAAGAAGCCGATGATCGAATACATCGACAATAACATGAAATATTAGTACTGATTTTGAATCAGCCTCTTGATATATTATATGTGTTGGGCAAAGACAAAAACTGATTTAATGTAAGCTTGATTTTTAAGGGAATAAGGAATGAGCAACATTAATAAACACCAGTGTCCGTCCTGCGGCGGCAGCCTGATAGTCGATAACGAAAAGCAGATGTACTGTTGTACTTCCTGCGGTTCGAGCTACGATTACGACTATTTCAGAGAAGAAAAGCTTCATGAGATGGGTGAGACAAACCTGTCCAGAAATGAGTTTGGAGCCGCTGCCGATGCATATAAGCTTGTGCTGAATAAGGACCCTCACGATTTTCAGGCTCTCAGAGGATTGATGCTCGCAGCAGCTAATCTGAAGGATATGGACGGCCTTGTCCGTAAAGGTGATTCAAAAAGCTTTTCTTATAATCCAAAATTGGTCAGCGAAGTAATGGCCGGTGCTTCGGAGGAAGATAAAGGGTACTTCAAGGAACTGGGAAAGATCTATTCTGACCTGAAAGAGCTCGCGAAGCTCTATTCAGAGATCAGATCTCTTAAAAGTGACAAAGACCGTATCGAAAATACTCTCAGTCTTGAAGAATATGATCACCGCAATTATGTAATTCCGACAGGGTATTTTGCATCAAAAGCACCACGGCCGACATTCATCGCATTATGGCTCCTCGATCTGTTTCTTTTCATTGTCCTGCTTTGCATAGTTGTGCCTCTGCTTGCAAGCGGTGCTGTAACTACAGCAGCAGTATTCGGCTTCTTTTTTGTCTTCTTTATAGGCTTGATCGCCTTTGTAAATATGACGGAGATCTATCCGGAAGTTAAAGAAGCAAAAGGTCTGGGTGATGATGTAACGAATCTTCAGATTGAATTATCTGCGGCCACAGCGAAGTTAGGAAAACTTAAATCCGATGCAGAAGAACTGTCTGTCGATATCAAGAATTCTATCAATGCTTTCGTGGAAAAAGACAGACAGATAATGTCAGCTCCCGTACAGGAAAAAGCAAAGGAACCGGTATCCGTAAGCAGCAAGATCAAAAAACATCAGTGTCCGTCCTGCGGCGGCAGCCTCAGAGTTGACAGCGATACGCAGATGTATCACTGTACTTTCTGCGGTTCGTCTTATGATTATGAATACTTCAAGGAAGACAAGATACATGAGGCGGGTGAGACATATCTCTCCAGAGGAGAGTTTATGGCCACAACTGATGCATATGAGTTCATGCTGAAAAAGGATCCTCACGATTTCCTCGCGCTCAGAGGTTTAATGCTCGCTGCAGCTCATATGACAAATATGAATGAGCTTGATCACGAGATCGAAAAAGAGGATTTCTCTTATGATCCCGAAATGGTCAATCAGGCAATTGAAAGTGCTTTGGAAGAAGACAAGGAATACTTTAAGGAACTTGCCAGAGTTTATTCGGAAAAGAAGCAACTGATCGAATATACTCAAGAGATTGAAGATCTGCGTAAGGAAAAGAGCAAGATAAATTCCGCAATCGCACATAACAATATAATGCGTGAAAACTATTATATAAGGGGTCAGGACGGCACCAAATTGCATCCTAAGCCTTCGTTTATTATCATGTGTTTCGTTACTGCCTTTTTCCTTATGGTGACTGTCATATGTGCTTTCGAACTTGCCAAAGCATATTCTGAGACTCCCGATCATGTCAGCGGATCACTCAGTACGCTTATTTTGTTTGGCGCAATAACTCTTGGCTTGGGCACATATAACTTCGTATCTTACTTCTATAAGGCCAAGAAAATGAAGAAGCTGGATGACGGAAACTCACAGCTCTATGTGGAATCCGGCAAGATGGATGAGAAGATAAGAGATCTCGAAAATAAATCTGCTGATCTTCTGAATGACCTTAAGAGGTCCATCCATGAATTCGTGAAGAAAGACAGACTTATAATGAAGTGACCTTGATATCAGTGGTTGCTGAATACGATCAGCTTGTCCTTCTCGCCGACTTTGACGTTGATCTTTGACTGGTCGCCGCTGAACAGCTTGATCTCTCCGTCCTGGTTTACGATTCCTAAGACGATTGCGATATTCTGCTTTTCAGCCGGAAGCTCGGGATCGTAGGAAGCATCGAAAACACCTCTGATGAGCTTATCTGCAGTGCATTCGGCAGGCATTCCGGCGAAGAAATCCTTAGCCTTTTTGACGTAGATCTCTTTGCTCTCGTAGCCGTCGTTGCTGTCGCTGTCATACTTTAAGATATCCTGATAGAATTCGAAGATAGCGTCCTTTTCGCCTATCTGGGTGATCATCTTACTTATGAACCTGTTGCTTATTACGACGTTCTTAACGCTGTAGCTGCTGACGACGTCGTGGTGCTTAGGGTCGTTGATCTCGGCGATAACATCGATGCTGCCGACGTCAAATCCGGGATTGGCTTCGACTTTGTCCCTGATGATGTCCTGGACATAAACGAGGTTGGCAAATGTTCCTGCGTCGACCTCTTCGTCAGGTACCAGGTCGTCTGAAAGGATGAGGACGCTTACGTCTTCGTCGTTGAGCTCTAAGAATTCGTTGATCGAATCGCAGATCAGGTCTTTTTCGAAAAGCTCGGCCGCAACGGTCTTGATAACGAAAGGATATTCCTTGTAGAAGTTCATCTTTTCGAGACTCTTCTCATCGTCAATGACAACGATGCTGAGAAGGAGCTCATCGGAATCTTTGTAGTCCCATTCGGCGAGGAACGAAGCAAAGCCGTTCATGATCTCTTTGCACTTGCTGTTGTGGCCCAGCATGATGATCTTTTTCTTCTCAAGCCAGAAATCCTTATTGAGCCTGATAGGAATTCCGGAAAGCTTGTCTCCGTTGTTTCTTGCGGCATCCTGGTCGTTTAAAGCCATGAAATAGCTGTAATTCTTATTATTCTCGGACTGTACGGTGAGAGGGATGATGTGGCTGTTCTTGTCCAGCGTGTTCCTGATGTAGCTCATCTCATTGTTTTCCTTGCAGGGAGCTGTGTAGAATGTCGCGCCCTTGTTGGAGAGAAGCTCGTTATAGATGGAATTAAGTTCGGGCATCAGTGAGAACTGGGCCATCATCTCGCCAAGGATCTGGTTGACTCTGACGGGAACGATATTGCACTTACCGTCGACCTGTTTGCTCCTGATGATCTTCTGGACCAGGTTCCATGTCCAGTCGTCAGTGACCTCAACGATTATCCTCTGGTTGTCTTTGGAATAAGATGCGGAAGTGATGTCTGATACCTGCATCAGGGTCTTGATAGTAAGAGAATTGCCCTTGTCGAACCTGT includes:
- a CDS encoding nucleoside-diphosphate-sugar epimerase — encoded protein: MKKILVTGGTTFVSKYTAKYFAECGYDVYVLNRGTKEQVPGVTLIKCDRHELGDLIREQTFDAVLDITSYNADDINAILDGLGSFGTYIFISSSAVYPETESQPFREDSTVAVNKYWGKYGTDKIAAEKALFERIPDAYIIRPPYLYGPMNNLYRESFVFDCAMQDRKFYLPGDGSMKLQFFHVEDLCKLMEILIDTKPEEHILNVGNKDVVTIKEWVDLCYSCLGKTPEFVNVTADVEQRLYFSFYNYEYYLDVSRMLKLLPETKDFKDGLKECVSWYKDNESEVRKKPMIEYIDNNMKY